The following proteins are encoded in a genomic region of Spirosoma sp. SC4-14:
- a CDS encoding ABC transporter permease: MLRNYLKIAVRNLWRNKLYTGLNVGGLAIGLAACLIMVLYVNHEFSYDTYHPNADRIVRVTTILKTPESPVAIASGPLLLAHVLKRDYPEVETAVRFKPTGAIVRTKDKLVGESDVYFADRDVFSVFAFDFIVGNPATALASPNCVVITESVANRFFGRTDLLGQTIQINKETYQITGVVANQPSNTDLPVKMLLSQKGGVPKNWLEEDFPVFTFVLFKQQPNLADFRKKLALIAKNSVDPELKKAGAEGYFISFPVERLTDVHYSQGNLEDTPKGNKQYSYLFAFLAVFVLTIALLNYINLLTAKATERAKEVGIRKANGALRNQLVRQFLFESFLLSGMALVVAVGLMQIAIPFFNKLLSIQLRLSWQETLGLVSMIWLIVTVLGGMYPAFVLSGYQPVQVLKGNLIGYGQRAWLRKSIIVFQFVLAVCMIAGVLVIHRQMNYMLHYDLGFTKDQILNINLPDDSLVRAGAPALANSLKQRSEVGDVTLGSGLSDGPMAMASTKIQSNGKKRELMGSYMFIDDRFLPLLCIKLKAGRNLSSRSKADLNGGFLVNEAFVKMAGWKNGVGQAIEGFGHKGEVVGVVKNFNYHSLHNAVEPLVMIYNTFPNNTVMMKLQPANLPVVKAIWQEHFPNFPFEYSFLDESYDAKYRRDQLMMSVFNGFAGLTVLVSCLGLFGLVAFTTERRTKEIGVRKVLGASVTNILVLLSRDFLQLVVLAILIASPLMYWAADRWLQAFAFKVDLAWWVFVLAGMLAIGIALLTVSFQSIKAALMNPVKSLRSE, translated from the coding sequence ATGCTACGAAACTACCTCAAAATCGCTGTTCGAAACCTGTGGCGGAATAAACTGTATACAGGACTGAACGTAGGAGGGCTGGCTATTGGCCTGGCTGCCTGTCTGATTATGGTGTTGTATGTTAACCACGAATTTTCGTACGATACCTATCATCCCAATGCCGACCGCATTGTTCGGGTAACAACCATCCTGAAAACACCGGAGTCGCCAGTGGCTATAGCGTCGGGGCCGCTGTTGCTGGCCCATGTGCTCAAGCGTGACTACCCGGAGGTTGAAACAGCCGTTCGTTTTAAGCCGACCGGCGCTATTGTCCGAACAAAAGATAAGCTGGTCGGTGAGTCTGATGTGTATTTTGCCGACCGTGATGTGTTTTCGGTATTTGCCTTCGATTTTATCGTCGGAAATCCCGCAACTGCATTAGCCAGCCCAAACTGCGTAGTCATTACCGAGAGCGTTGCCAATCGGTTTTTTGGACGAACCGACCTGCTCGGCCAAACGATCCAGATCAATAAGGAAACGTATCAGATTACGGGCGTAGTGGCAAACCAGCCCAGCAATACCGATCTGCCCGTTAAAATGTTGCTGTCGCAAAAAGGGGGTGTGCCTAAAAACTGGCTCGAAGAGGATTTTCCGGTCTTTACGTTCGTACTCTTTAAGCAGCAACCCAATCTGGCCGATTTTAGGAAAAAACTGGCGCTGATTGCCAAAAATAGTGTGGATCCTGAACTGAAGAAAGCAGGAGCAGAAGGCTATTTCATCAGTTTCCCGGTTGAGCGGCTGACCGATGTTCACTACAGCCAGGGCAATCTGGAAGATACGCCTAAGGGCAATAAGCAATATAGCTACCTGTTTGCATTTCTGGCCGTGTTTGTGCTTACCATTGCCTTGCTCAACTACATTAATCTGCTAACGGCCAAAGCCACCGAACGCGCAAAGGAAGTAGGTATTCGGAAAGCAAACGGTGCTCTGCGGAATCAGTTGGTTCGTCAGTTTCTGTTCGAGTCGTTTTTGTTGAGCGGCATGGCACTCGTAGTTGCCGTTGGGCTGATGCAGATTGCGATTCCGTTCTTCAACAAATTGCTCAGCATTCAGTTGCGCCTGTCGTGGCAGGAAACGCTGGGGCTGGTGAGTATGATCTGGCTCATTGTTACGGTATTGGGTGGTATGTATCCGGCTTTCGTATTGTCGGGATATCAGCCCGTGCAGGTGCTAAAAGGAAACCTGATTGGCTACGGACAACGAGCCTGGTTACGAAAGTCGATCATTGTGTTTCAGTTTGTGCTGGCCGTTTGTATGATTGCCGGTGTGCTGGTGATTCATCGCCAGATGAACTACATGCTTCATTATGATCTTGGGTTCACAAAAGATCAAATCCTGAACATCAACCTTCCCGACGATTCGCTGGTGCGGGCGGGTGCTCCGGCGCTGGCTAACAGCCTGAAACAGCGCAGTGAAGTTGGCGATGTAACGCTGGGGTCGGGTTTGTCGGACGGCCCGATGGCAATGGCATCTACCAAGATTCAGTCGAACGGTAAGAAACGCGAACTGATGGGTAGTTATATGTTTATAGACGATCGGTTTTTGCCACTGCTATGCATCAAACTAAAAGCCGGGCGCAATCTGTCGTCGCGTTCCAAAGCCGACCTGAACGGGGGTTTTCTGGTCAACGAAGCGTTTGTGAAAATGGCGGGCTGGAAAAATGGCGTTGGGCAGGCTATTGAAGGATTCGGACATAAAGGAGAAGTCGTTGGCGTGGTTAAAAACTTCAATTATCACTCGCTGCACAATGCGGTTGAGCCGCTGGTGATGATCTACAACACGTTCCCAAACAATACTGTTATGATGAAGCTACAGCCAGCCAACCTGCCAGTTGTGAAGGCAATCTGGCAGGAGCACTTTCCGAATTTTCCGTTTGAGTATTCGTTTCTGGATGAATCCTATGATGCAAAATACCGCCGGGATCAATTGATGATGTCGGTGTTTAATGGCTTTGCCGGTCTAACGGTGCTGGTGTCCTGTCTGGGGTTGTTTGGCCTGGTCGCGTTCACGACCGAACGGCGTACCAAAGAAATTGGCGTGCGTAAGGTACTGGGTGCATCGGTAACAAATATTCTTGTTCTGCTTTCCCGCGATTTTCTTCAACTGGTTGTACTGGCCATTCTGATTGCCAGTCCGCTGATGTATTGGGCTGCTGATCGTTGGCTACAGGCTTTTGCCTTTAAAGTTGATCTGGCGTGGTGGGTGTTCGTGCTGGCGGGTATGCTGGCTATTGGTATTGCGCTGCTAACGGTGAGTTTTCAGAGTATAAAAGCCGCACTGATGAATCCTGTGAAATCATTACGGTCGGAATAA
- a CDS encoding ABC transporter permease encodes MLHNFFKTAFRNLWKHNLFSFINIFGLASGMLVCMLAMIDIKGAFDYDSFHPHPNRTYRILTDVTTRNSDEYGFATTPMPLAEVLKHDYPFVEETTRVIRNNGDFTANRKQLPVVYSLIDPGFFRVFGFKLVAGRPATSPGTVVVTKKTAERFFGSENPVGKAMEHQTLGTLSIVGVLADTPTKTHLDFDVLVAMSALSDAQSQQALTSWKNYSQGYTYVMLKPGTTAQALDEVLPSLASRATKGLRFVNEKGYTFRRQSLATLSPAREELMYSTYEPSAGKLETELGVGLLTLLLATFNYINLTLARSLSRAREVGIRKVSGALRWQLMGQFMAESAMLSLFGLALAYGMLQLIKPMPFVQQWLIGGVEWEQSTTVWAIFVAFSILTGLLAGLLPANVLSGFQPAQVLRSQTGLRIFRGITLRKSLIVAQFSISLFAMIALLAMARQQHYMGSADYGFARENVFVVPLNGFPFQRIKTEINTLAGVAHVAPTSDLLGDYRGNGQVVHRQPSGGDSSRVSLLAGDANLVPATGLKLIAGQNLPVSVADSASRLVLINEEAVRVFGLKEAGAAVGQTLWLNDSTDVQVAGVLNNFMFMTLARKISPLIIRYQPDQFRYLLVQVTGGNPDVVQENIAQIWKRLNPYEPFAGVWYDDFLKTRHDHTDDVTFMGLLIGLALSIACLGLLGMVTYTTELRTKEVGVRKVMGARVDQVVWLLSWDFLKLLLIAGAIALPLGYLAASFFLMTFAYHVTIGIGTLGGCFGAMLLLGGVTIGWRTYRTALTNPANSLRTE; translated from the coding sequence ATGCTACATAACTTCTTTAAAACCGCCTTTCGAAATCTTTGGAAACATAACTTGTTTTCATTTATCAACATCTTCGGCCTGGCTTCGGGAATGCTGGTATGTATGCTGGCCATGATCGATATCAAAGGTGCTTTCGACTACGATTCGTTCCATCCGCATCCCAACCGAACTTACCGTATTCTGACCGACGTGACAACCCGTAATAGCGATGAGTATGGGTTTGCTACTACGCCCATGCCGCTTGCCGAAGTACTTAAACACGATTATCCGTTTGTGGAAGAAACTACGCGGGTGATTCGTAATAACGGCGACTTTACGGCCAATCGGAAGCAGTTGCCTGTGGTCTATAGCCTTATTGATCCAGGGTTCTTTCGCGTGTTTGGGTTTAAATTGGTTGCCGGGCGGCCTGCCACTTCCCCCGGAACGGTTGTGGTAACTAAAAAAACAGCCGAACGTTTTTTCGGAAGCGAAAACCCTGTTGGTAAAGCGATGGAACACCAAACGTTGGGAACCTTGTCGATTGTGGGTGTTCTGGCCGATACTCCAACAAAAACACACCTTGATTTCGATGTTCTGGTTGCCATGTCGGCGCTTTCGGATGCGCAATCGCAGCAGGCACTGACTAGCTGGAAAAACTATTCGCAGGGATACACCTACGTGATGCTGAAACCAGGAACAACCGCCCAGGCATTAGATGAGGTATTACCCAGCCTGGCAAGTCGGGCAACAAAGGGACTGCGGTTTGTGAATGAAAAAGGCTATACGTTTCGTCGGCAATCGCTGGCCACACTGTCGCCCGCCCGCGAAGAACTGATGTATTCGACCTATGAACCGTCGGCCGGGAAATTAGAGACCGAGCTGGGCGTTGGGCTATTGACGTTGTTACTGGCTACGTTTAATTACATCAACCTCACACTGGCCCGGTCGTTGAGCCGTGCGCGGGAAGTGGGTATCCGAAAAGTATCCGGTGCCTTACGCTGGCAGTTGATGGGGCAGTTTATGGCCGAATCGGCAATGCTTTCGTTGTTTGGGCTTGCGCTGGCCTACGGAATGCTTCAGTTGATTAAACCGATGCCGTTTGTGCAACAATGGCTGATTGGTGGGGTTGAATGGGAGCAGAGCACTACGGTTTGGGCCATTTTTGTTGCCTTTAGTATTCTGACGGGACTGTTGGCAGGCTTGCTACCCGCCAACGTGCTGTCGGGTTTCCAACCGGCGCAGGTACTTCGGAGCCAGACCGGATTACGAATTTTTCGGGGAATTACCCTTCGTAAGTCGCTGATTGTGGCGCAGTTTTCCATTTCGCTGTTCGCCATGATTGCCTTGCTGGCAATGGCCAGGCAACAGCATTATATGGGCAGTGCCGATTATGGGTTTGCGCGGGAAAATGTGTTTGTGGTACCGCTCAATGGGTTTCCTTTTCAGCGAATTAAGACCGAAATTAATACGCTGGCCGGGGTAGCGCATGTTGCGCCCACATCGGATCTTCTGGGCGATTATAGGGGAAACGGACAAGTGGTTCATCGACAACCTTCGGGGGGCGACTCATCGAGAGTAAGTCTTTTAGCAGGTGATGCGAATCTGGTACCGGCTACGGGACTGAAACTGATAGCCGGTCAAAATCTTCCCGTATCTGTCGCCGATTCGGCGTCGCGGCTGGTGCTGATCAATGAAGAGGCCGTTCGGGTATTTGGATTAAAGGAAGCAGGGGCTGCGGTCGGGCAAACGCTGTGGCTAAACGATAGCACCGACGTGCAGGTGGCTGGCGTGTTGAATAATTTTATGTTTATGACGCTGGCCCGAAAAATCTCACCGCTCATTATTCGCTATCAGCCCGACCAGTTTCGGTATCTGCTGGTTCAGGTTACGGGCGGAAACCCGGACGTTGTTCAGGAGAATATTGCCCAGATATGGAAACGATTGAATCCGTATGAGCCTTTTGCCGGAGTGTGGTACGACGATTTCCTGAAGACTCGGCATGATCATACCGACGATGTTACCTTTATGGGGCTACTGATCGGGCTGGCGTTGTCTATTGCCTGTCTGGGGTTGTTAGGTATGGTAACCTACACCACCGAACTGCGTACCAAAGAAGTGGGCGTTCGGAAAGTGATGGGAGCCCGTGTCGATCAGGTGGTTTGGCTATTGTCGTGGGATTTTCTGAAATTACTATTAATTGCTGGCGCTATTGCACTACCACTAGGCTATCTGGCTGCCAGTTTCTTTTTGATGACGTTTGCCTATCACGTTACCATAGGAATAGGAACGCTGGGCGGTTGCTTTGGAGCAATGTTGTTGTTAGGTGGAGTAACGATTGGCTGGCGGACCTACCGAACAGCTTTAACCAATCCGGCAAATAGTCTGCGGACCGAATAG
- a CDS encoding PA14 domain-containing protein, with protein sequence MRQLAMALALFTVLAGRQVAAQQGLRGDYYTGTNFERRVATRIDPAINFNWRNQRPITGLGISYYSIRWTGKLLAPVTGRYTFFAKVDDGIRIWVGNHKVMDAWQLNDSKSFKGSVVLQGGQYYDFRVDFFNDMLEGEIVLYWQRPDYKKPMFSFSEDIGEPITTQYFSRSIPAVKLPLATVKVSPKKPAIQPAKPNAGKNLAKRTPKPVTRPVAKPVVMAKPVAMPAKPATSQNRPEQPPEAELKLSASETFVLRSVQFEQSSYVLLPESTAELDKLVRAMKANPKWRIEVAGHTDNVGDPRLNRALSENRAKVVATYLIRHGIAEERIRTKGYGGSEPLADNATESGRSQNRRVAIKMIE encoded by the coding sequence ATGAGACAACTGGCGATGGCTTTAGCCTTGTTTACTGTTCTGGCAGGCAGGCAAGTCGCAGCACAACAGGGGCTGAGAGGTGACTATTATACTGGAACTAACTTTGAGCGAAGGGTAGCGACCCGTATCGATCCCGCCATTAATTTCAACTGGCGAAATCAGCGTCCGATAACTGGCCTTGGTATCTCGTACTACTCCATTCGGTGGACAGGGAAATTACTGGCTCCCGTAACAGGCCGGTATACCTTTTTTGCAAAAGTCGACGATGGTATCCGAATCTGGGTGGGTAATCATAAAGTCATGGATGCATGGCAACTTAATGATTCCAAAAGCTTCAAAGGGAGCGTTGTGTTGCAGGGAGGACAGTACTATGATTTTCGGGTCGATTTTTTCAACGACATGCTGGAAGGGGAGATTGTTCTGTACTGGCAGCGACCAGACTATAAAAAACCAATGTTCAGTTTTTCGGAGGATATTGGCGAACCGATAACGACCCAGTATTTCAGCCGATCGATTCCAGCCGTAAAACTACCACTGGCCACTGTTAAGGTTTCGCCCAAAAAACCGGCTATTCAACCAGCAAAGCCAAACGCCGGGAAGAATCTGGCTAAGCGAACGCCTAAACCAGTAACCCGCCCTGTTGCGAAACCAGTTGTAATGGCCAAACCGGTTGCAATGCCTGCGAAACCAGCTACGTCGCAGAATAGGCCTGAACAGCCGCCTGAGGCAGAGTTGAAACTAAGCGCTAGCGAAACGTTTGTGTTACGTTCTGTGCAGTTTGAGCAGAGCAGCTATGTGTTGTTGCCCGAGTCGACGGCCGAACTGGATAAGTTGGTTCGGGCTATGAAAGCCAATCCAAAATGGAGAATTGAAGTGGCCGGGCATACCGACAATGTTGGCGATCCGCGACTGAATCGGGCTCTTTCCGAAAATCGCGCTAAGGTTGTTGCTACTTATCTGATCAGGCATGGTATCGCCGAAGAGCGCATCAGAACAAAAGGGTATGGAGGTTCCGAACCATTAGCCGATAATGCAACCGAATCCGGACGGTCACAAAACCGTCGGGTAGCGATTAAAATGATTGAATGA
- a CDS encoding SusD/RagB family nutrient-binding outer membrane lipoprotein gives MNRNYKFVLTALLGLELFSCTSIVENLNVDPNNPTSSTASLLLTGTEIANMATQEGMASRLTTIWDGYASGADRQWLDYYNYNVSAGIYDSDWNLVFTGTNANALLTISQATALGNRKMAGIAKILRANALATGTELWGDIPFDQAGDIAKYPNPAFEPQATVYTKLLALLDDAIADLKSGVGTVSTEDIHFAGDATKWTQVAYTLKARLLTDSRQYDAAYTAAQSGVSTYANSLYSPHGTTASVNQNSYYSFLASTRTGDIYAVGAYNVSLLNPASANYRGNAKTVETARYKFYYLENGVNTPGKVEPNTSGSSGFFAQSASFPLVTYQENILTLAEMALRSGKGFTTALGHLNTYRSFLNSGGYINATYLTSGAYKYEPYVAADFEAGGIENPDGISADNALMREILQERYVSFYGQHLGWNDERRTRTEAYGIKLTPNNGSQLPWRFIYPQNEINSNPSTPSPVPATFEAPAIYK, from the coding sequence ATGAATCGTAACTATAAATTTGTTCTTACTGCTTTGCTGGGTCTGGAACTGTTCTCCTGCACCTCTATTGTGGAGAACCTCAACGTAGATCCTAACAACCCAACCAGCTCTACGGCCAGCCTGTTGCTGACTGGCACCGAAATTGCCAATATGGCTACGCAGGAAGGTATGGCCAGCCGACTGACTACCATTTGGGACGGCTATGCTTCTGGCGCCGACCGGCAGTGGCTGGATTATTACAACTATAACGTTTCGGCGGGTATCTACGATTCGGACTGGAACCTGGTCTTTACCGGAACCAATGCCAATGCGCTCCTGACCATTAGTCAGGCAACGGCGCTTGGAAACCGCAAAATGGCAGGGATCGCCAAAATTCTGCGGGCCAATGCCCTCGCAACGGGTACAGAGCTTTGGGGCGATATTCCGTTCGACCAGGCGGGCGACATTGCGAAATACCCGAATCCAGCCTTTGAACCTCAGGCAACGGTATACACAAAATTGCTGGCACTGCTCGACGATGCCATCGCCGACCTCAAGTCGGGCGTTGGAACGGTTAGCACCGAAGACATTCATTTTGCGGGTGATGCCACCAAGTGGACGCAGGTTGCCTATACGCTAAAAGCCCGTTTACTAACCGACTCCAGGCAATACGATGCCGCTTATACGGCTGCTCAAAGTGGCGTCAGTACGTATGCAAATTCTCTGTATTCGCCACACGGAACAACCGCCAGCGTAAACCAGAATTCGTATTATTCGTTTCTGGCTTCTACCCGTACTGGCGATATCTACGCTGTGGGGGCCTATAACGTGAGTCTGCTGAATCCGGCCAGTGCCAATTATCGGGGTAATGCGAAGACCGTTGAAACGGCCCGCTATAAATTTTATTACCTGGAGAACGGTGTCAATACGCCCGGCAAAGTTGAACCCAACACATCAGGATCATCCGGTTTTTTTGCTCAAAGCGCCAGTTTCCCGCTCGTCACATACCAGGAAAACATTCTGACGCTGGCCGAAATGGCGCTTCGGAGTGGCAAAGGCTTTACAACGGCACTGGGTCACCTGAACACCTATCGGAGCTTTCTGAATTCGGGTGGCTATATCAACGCAACCTACCTGACCTCGGGGGCCTACAAGTATGAACCCTACGTAGCGGCCGATTTTGAAGCCGGTGGTATCGAAAACCCCGACGGCATCAGCGCCGACAATGCGCTGATGCGCGAAATTCTTCAGGAGCGGTATGTATCGTTCTATGGCCAGCACCTGGGCTGGAACGACGAGCGCCGGACCCGAACTGAAGCTTATGGTATTAAGCTGACACCCAACAACGGGTCGCAGCTTCCGTGGCGGTTCATTTATCCGCAGAATGAGATTAACTCAAACCCAAGTACGCCATCGCCAGTTCCGGCTACGTTCGAAGCACCAGCGATTTATAAATGA
- a CDS encoding SusC/RagA family TonB-linked outer membrane protein — translation MRNRSLPVMLFFLLYLPVQLLAQSRIIKGIVTSGDDNSPTPGVNVVVKGTVIGVSTNAEGAYTISVPENQAKNGVLIFSFIGMKTAEVPIGSKTSISVSLEHDATSLDEVIVSALGFKENADKLGSTAAKIEAKDIVRSGETGVINGMSGKAAGVQITRSAGDPGAGSYIQIRGQNTITGSNQPLVIVDGIPISNSTLGDGAAGVTQQSRLNDINPDDIASMQILKGASAAALWGSRAANGVIVITTKKGANSDKVNISYSSTVSFDKPNMLHPLQSNYGQGSDGVYSPTSAFTWGDKIANRAGGDDAVNMNGARFEAYNGKTFYPIITKNSKETFNDARRDMVFRTGTYIDNNLAISGGNEKGNFYLSVGDLRQKGIINGQSDYNRTTVRFNSERRFNDIIKATTNATYARTTSNRIQRSNSVNGLYIGMLRTSPDFDSRYYKGNYFSSPTASAIPNRQRAYRNYLGALANPIYNDPMWAIHELTNFSEVDRFILSSELLITPSKWFDVTVRGGIDANTDHRITNYPVNSASNSGLGTYNEEIYKESEMNGDIIGRAFKDFGKNITSTLIVGFNINDRKYLNLGGNMNTFIIADAPANFGNSLTSNDAPYRTTTHRRMARMYSTLNLGFFNQVFLNASVAGEAGSTFGSQTKSTFYYPSADIAWQFTQLPTLRESSLLSFGKLRASYGVVGVQPDAYRNTTTYVTASFASWANPLSGSGYGNGAYVRSSRQGDPYLRPERKTEWELGTDLRFFNNRLTAGFTYYQNRINDLLLDVAAAGSTGFTSKYTNAGSMENKGWELEMNYNLLSKKDFTWNILGNLSGNVNRVTNLAGTDIITLGGFSSTASTVAKVGYAMSSLYGGVYQRTETGSLQLNANGFPQIASQFGVIGNPNPNYRGGFGTNLSYKKVSLNILFETFQGGDFYTGTKGVLYYFGTHADVGNEVTLTQDLKNYAGKTITAGSTVRGAIKDFGAGPVLLDQSYYTSIGGGFSTLVEQFIQDASWTRLREVSVGYVINSPKFRQKSRLQSIDIRVTGRNPILWTKMVGIDPETALNGASNSRGQDYFNSPNTKSLLFSLKITY, via the coding sequence ATGCGAAACAGAAGTTTACCCGTAATGCTGTTCTTCCTGCTGTATCTGCCCGTCCAGCTCCTGGCACAGAGCCGGATCATCAAAGGGATTGTTACGTCGGGAGATGACAATTCGCCGACACCGGGTGTCAATGTCGTGGTGAAAGGTACCGTCATTGGGGTGTCGACCAACGCTGAAGGTGCTTATACGATCTCGGTTCCCGAAAATCAGGCCAAAAATGGTGTGTTGATTTTCTCATTCATTGGCATGAAAACCGCAGAGGTACCCATCGGCAGTAAAACGTCGATCTCGGTAAGCCTTGAGCACGATGCTACCTCACTCGACGAAGTTATTGTTAGTGCGCTGGGATTTAAAGAAAATGCCGACAAACTCGGGTCAACCGCTGCCAAAATCGAAGCCAAAGACATTGTTCGGTCGGGCGAAACGGGTGTCATCAACGGCATGTCGGGCAAAGCGGCTGGAGTACAGATTACTCGTTCGGCCGGCGATCCGGGTGCAGGCTCGTATATCCAGATTCGGGGCCAGAACACCATTACAGGCTCAAACCAGCCACTGGTCATTGTAGATGGGATTCCGATCAGTAACTCGACACTCGGCGATGGGGCTGCTGGCGTAACCCAGCAATCGCGTCTGAACGATATCAACCCCGACGACATTGCGTCGATGCAGATTTTGAAAGGAGCTTCGGCCGCTGCGCTGTGGGGTTCGCGGGCGGCCAATGGCGTAATTGTGATTACGACCAAAAAAGGAGCCAACAGCGACAAGGTCAATATTTCGTATAGCTCTACCGTTTCGTTCGACAAGCCGAACATGCTCCATCCGCTGCAAAGCAACTATGGACAGGGTTCCGACGGTGTCTACAGCCCAACCAGTGCATTTACCTGGGGCGACAAAATTGCAAACCGGGCTGGTGGCGACGACGCAGTGAATATGAATGGCGCTCGTTTTGAAGCGTACAATGGCAAAACGTTTTATCCAATTATCACTAAAAATTCGAAAGAGACATTCAACGATGCCCGCCGGGATATGGTGTTCCGCACGGGTACCTACATCGACAATAACCTGGCCATCAGTGGTGGTAATGAAAAAGGAAATTTTTACCTCAGCGTAGGTGATCTGCGTCAGAAGGGCATCATCAACGGACAAAGCGACTACAACCGGACAACCGTACGGTTCAATTCGGAGCGTCGGTTCAACGACATCATCAAAGCCACCACCAACGCTACCTACGCCCGCACAACCTCCAACCGGATTCAGCGCAGTAACAGCGTAAACGGTCTTTACATCGGTATGCTGCGTACTTCGCCGGATTTCGATAGCCGCTACTATAAGGGTAATTATTTTTCGTCGCCAACGGCCAGTGCCATTCCAAACCGCCAACGGGCTTATCGGAACTACCTGGGTGCCTTAGCGAACCCAATTTATAATGATCCGATGTGGGCGATTCACGAGCTAACCAATTTCTCGGAAGTCGATCGTTTTATTCTTAGCTCCGAACTGTTGATTACGCCTTCGAAATGGTTCGATGTTACGGTTCGTGGTGGTATCGATGCTAACACCGACCACCGCATCACAAATTACCCCGTGAACTCGGCATCAAACAGTGGTCTGGGTACCTATAACGAAGAGATTTATAAAGAGTCGGAAATGAACGGCGATATTATTGGCCGGGCTTTCAAAGATTTCGGAAAAAACATCACCAGCACGCTGATTGTAGGGTTCAATATTAACGACCGCAAATACCTGAATCTGGGGGGCAACATGAATACGTTCATCATTGCCGATGCGCCAGCCAACTTCGGCAATTCGCTCACGTCGAACGATGCTCCTTATCGCACAACCACCCACCGTCGAATGGCTCGTATGTACTCGACCCTGAATCTGGGTTTCTTCAATCAGGTTTTCCTGAATGCATCGGTGGCTGGCGAAGCGGGTTCTACGTTTGGTAGTCAGACCAAGTCGACGTTCTACTACCCATCGGCCGACATTGCGTGGCAGTTTACGCAACTACCTACCCTGCGCGAAAGCAGCCTTCTGTCGTTTGGTAAGCTGCGTGCTTCATATGGGGTTGTGGGTGTGCAGCCCGATGCCTACCGAAACACAACGACCTACGTAACGGCTTCGTTTGCCAGTTGGGCTAACCCACTCAGCGGGTCGGGTTATGGCAATGGAGCCTACGTACGAAGCAGCCGCCAGGGCGATCCGTACCTGCGTCCCGAGCGGAAAACCGAATGGGAACTGGGCACCGATCTGCGCTTTTTCAACAACCGTCTGACAGCGGGGTTCACCTATTACCAAAATAGAATCAACGACCTCCTGCTCGACGTTGCTGCCGCAGGCTCTACCGGTTTTACGTCTAAATACACGAACGCCGGATCGATGGAAAACAAGGGCTGGGAACTGGAGATGAATTACAATCTTCTGAGCAAAAAAGACTTTACCTGGAACATACTGGGCAACCTGAGCGGTAACGTAAACCGGGTCACGAACCTTGCCGGAACCGACATTATTACGCTGGGTGGTTTTAGCAGTACGGCCAGTACGGTAGCGAAAGTTGGCTACGCCATGTCGTCGCTCTATGGGGGGGTATACCAGCGCACCGAAACCGGGTCGCTCCAGTTAAATGCCAATGGTTTCCCACAAATTGCGTCCCAGTTTGGCGTAATCGGCAATCCGAACCCTAACTACCGCGGTGGTTTTGGCACGAACCTTTCCTACAAAAAAGTTTCGCTGAACATTCTGTTCGAAACGTTTCAGGGCGGTGATTTCTATACCGGAACAAAGGGCGTGCTGTATTACTTCGGTACACATGCCGACGTAGGTAATGAGGTAACGTTGACGCAGGATCTGAAAAACTACGCCGGTAAAACCATTACGGCGGGTTCAACCGTACGCGGTGCCATCAAAGATTTCGGAGCAGGACCAGTATTGCTCGATCAGTCGTATTACACGTCAATTGGTGGCGGTTTCAGTACGTTGGTCGAGCAGTTTATTCAGGATGCAAGCTGGACCCGGCTACGGGAGGTTTCGGTAGGATACGTTATTAACTCACCGAAATTCCGTCAGAAAAGCCGGTTGCAATCGATCGATATACGCGTAACGGGTCGGAACCCGATCCTATGGACCAAAATGGTTGGCATTGACCCCGAAACGGCACTCAACGGAGCCAGCAACTCACGCGGTCAGGACTATTTCAACAGTCCGAACACCAAATCGCTGCTTTTCAGCCTCAAAATCACCTACTAG
- a CDS encoding DUF1648 domain-containing protein, which produces MTPLQDSAMSTYERNANRLTVFLLMCMVGLAIFGTMQLSGPIPIHFNAAGQANRWGSPSTLLVLALVGVIAVGLLWVIRNTPPELMHFPGPRSLDNVVRQRLNFDHLLATLRVIVAALFFVMIGQILWVGMYHKKSIFLWPSFLFIILIFSCILVGLVRAYRLSSDH; this is translated from the coding sequence ATGACTCCTTTACAGGATAGCGCTATGAGCACCTACGAGCGTAATGCGAACCGACTGACCGTTTTTCTTCTGATGTGCATGGTAGGTCTGGCCATTTTCGGGACAATGCAATTGTCGGGTCCAATTCCTATTCACTTTAACGCAGCGGGTCAGGCCAATCGCTGGGGGAGCCCCTCCACGTTGCTGGTACTGGCTTTGGTAGGAGTAATCGCCGTAGGTCTTCTATGGGTAATCCGAAATACCCCGCCCGAGCTGATGCATTTTCCGGGACCACGTTCGCTCGACAATGTTGTCAGGCAACGGCTGAATTTCGATCACCTACTGGCAACGCTTCGGGTTATTGTAGCTGCCTTGTTTTTCGTTATGATTGGACAGATACTCTGGGTGGGTATGTATCATAAAAAGAGCATTTTTTTGTGGCCTTCGTTTCTGTTTATCATCCTGATTTTTAGTTGTATTCTGGTTGGTTTAGTTCGGGCTTATCGCTTGTCGTCAGACCACTAA